Sequence from the Methanobrevibacter thaueri genome:
TTATATGCTTACCAAACATGTTACAAAACCAAAATACGAACTGGATAAGGAATTTTGTAAAAAAATTACATTATTGTCAGTTCCATTTGCAGTGACAGGACTGTTATATACTATCTATTACTCCATAGACATTGTAATGCTGACCAACATGGTTGGAAGCTATGCAACAGGGATTTATAACGCAACATACAAATTAATTTCCGTTTTGACATTATTCTACTCCGTTTATACTGCTGTTATTTTCCCAGTAATGAGCAGATATTATAAGAACGATGAATCATTGCTTTTAATAAGTTTTGAAAAATCAATCAAATACCTGATGCTTGTGATTATCCCATTGGCTGTTGCAACAGCATTTTACTCCGCAGAGGTAATGCACTTGATTTATGGTCAAAGCTACAAAGGAGGAGCATCAGTTTTATCAATTTTAATCTGGACGGTCTGTTTGCTTTTCATCAGCGGAGCATGTAACTCACTTTTAAATGCATCACACAAAGAGGTTTCAGTAACAAAAATTTATGCAATAGCTGCAGTGTTTAACGTTATCCTGAACTTTTTCATGATCCCGCACTTTTCATATGATGGTGCTGCAATCACAACTGTCTTAAGTGACATTTTAATTGTCATTATACAGGCTTATGTAATCTACAAACTCGGCCACAGACCTAACAAAAGATTATATCAAGATGTTGGAAGAATCATCATTGCTTCAGGAGTTTTAGGAATTGCACTATACCTTTTGAATATGAACATATGGGTTGCAATACCTGTTGGAATAATAATTTATCTTGTAGCAATATATCTTTTAAGATTCTTTGACAACGACGACAAATACGTCATAAAAGAGATTTTAGGTAAAAATTAATAAAACTATTTAGTTTTCATAAAATTCTTTTATAAATTTTTTAGAGGTATTATTCCTGAATCTGTATGCTTTTCTAATTAGATCATTATTGTATAATACTGCATAAAATTTAGAAATATAATAAGAAATAGTATAATGTTTAGTCATGATAAATTTATTTAAAAAATTTAATTCAGGCCTGGAATAATGAAGTCCTCCCAAATTACTTTGATATTCGCGGAAATCCTCAAACATTGAAAAAGTATCTTCTTTTGATTCATTTGAATTAGCTATTATTAAAAATAATTCCATTAAATTAGCTCTAGTAAAGAATTTACAAGAAAATCCTTTACTTTCCACCATTGAATCAATATTTTTCATTGTTTTAACTCTTGCATCAAAATGAGATTTATCATGAATTCTTACCTGTGAATCATCATAAGTATTATATAAATACACATAATTGTTTGGTAAAATAGTAATTTGAGTAGATGCAAGCATACATTTTATAAAAAAATCAGCATCATCAAATTGAGAATCTTCCACAAATTTAATATTATTTTCCTGTAAAAAGCTCTTTCTGTAAATTTTTGCCCAAGGAGCCATAGAACAATTATGTGTTATAATCTCAAACATTTTTTTACTTTCAGTTGGATTTAATGTCCTATTTTTATTGTATCCCTTTGGACAGTATAATCTTTTATGTGTAAAGAAATCAGTCTCATAATTAGCCAGAACTATATCAGAGCCAGTTTCAGTGATTGCATCATAAAAAGTCTGCAGTGCATCCTGCAGGTAAATATCATCATTATCCATCAGTACAATGTATTCTCCTTCAGCCATTGAAATTCCCTTATTCCTACCTCTTCCACCAAAACCGGAGTTATTATCAAAGGAATAGTAATGAATATTGGAATGCTTATCTGAAAGCTCCTTAATAATGTTTAGACTATTGTCAGAGGAATTGTCATCAACCATTAGTATTTCTATATCCTTTTCAAAATCCCCCTTCCAGTTTTGAGTGATTAAGGAATCAATAGCTCTTCTTAATGTTTTTTCGGCATTGTAAACCGGCATGATGACACTTATTTTATACATATTATCATTATTTATATTGCAAGTTATACTTAATAAGTTTATACTCTCCTAAAAATAATAAGAATTAACTACAATAAAACTAAACATTTTATCATGAAAACAAAAAAAGAGAGAATTTTTTATTATGACGTGCTGAGGGCATTCGCTATCATTGCAGTCATCATCTGTCATGTTGACATGTTCTTTGGACCGCTCACAAGTCAAACACAGGTTATAGCCCAAATGACTTTCCATGACATCGGAAGGATTGGTGTTCCGATTTTTCTAATGATCAGTGGTGCATTGCTTTTAAACCGTGACTATCCTGATTTGGGACAGTTCCTTAAAAAGCGTTTTGCAAGAATCATATATCCATTCATCTTTTGGATTATCCTGATTTTAGGCCAATTATACCTTTATCAATACAATTCAACACACTTATGGAAAGTATTTATAGGCGAGCCTTCAATCACATGGTACTTCTGGACACTGATTGGGATTTATCTATTCATTCCAGTCATAAATGCATTCATCCAAGCCTATGGGGAGAAGGGAATCAGGTACTTTTTAGCGATATGGTTCATCACAATGATTCTTAGAACCTTCAATTCATATCCGTTATGGCAATACTTTGATTTGAACATGTTTGCAGGATATATAGGCTATCCTATTCTTGGATACTGGCTTTCAACCAAAAAATTCAGCATGAGCGATGCGAAAGTCTGCTTTATAGGGCTTGTCACATTACTGATTTCATTGTCAGTGTTCGTTTACCTGAACTATATTGGAAGCGATTGGATTGGTCTGATTTATCAAAACATTCCGATAATATTCATGGGATCAGGACTGTTCCTGTTTGTCAAATACTTGGACAAGCTGCATAAGTTTGATTCAATTAAAAATAATTTCATTGGAAAAGCAATATTGTCATTAAGCGTCTGCAGCTATGGTATGTATTTCTCCCATGTCATAGTGGTTAAATTCTTGTCATACCACAATCCTCACAGCCACTTGATGTTTCCGGTGATGTTTGCACTAACAATATTCCTATCATGGTTGCTGCCTTATATCTTTAGCAAAATACCTTATGTCAAGACAGTCAGTGGAGTTTAAGCTCCACATTCTATTTTTTTTTTTCAAAATATCATGTGCAGTACTTTCCAATGACCGGAATCCTGCTGATTAATGTGACCAAAATCCATGAAACAACAAACACTACCAGTATCATCACTATGATAATCGCACAAATCTCAATTCCGTTGGATGGTATCGGTGTGAAAATCGGAATCAAAAAGGACATCACCAATGAGTTGCACAGATACATCCCATAACTCACGTTACTGATTGAAACAATAACCTTATCCATGATATGCAAATTCAAATTCTTGAACAATACGAAAAGGGATCCAGCCTGAAGTATCTCAAAGATGCTCATATCCACCCATGAGCCTACAATTGCAGTCTGTGTTGCAACATAATTTAGAATTGAGTTTTTCGGCAAGACCGCTCCGGTTTCAAGCATTTTGAAAAAGGTAGCTGTCAGAAATATCACTGCCATTAATATTATCAGTTTTTTTGAATCAATATTGAATTGCTTTATTGACAAGTAATATCCTAAAACAAGATAACCTATAGGAGCCACAAAGAAATTCAAATCAAAGTAATGCTCTATGCCAAAAATGAGAGTTATTTGATAGAATATGGCTGCTAATACAAATATTGCCAGGAAATACTCTATTTCACTTTCAGAGGCCTGCTGGATAAACTTGTTGATGATTGGAACGGACAGGTAAACTCCTAAAATCATCCAGAAGTACCAGTTATAAGTGAAGATGGTATATGAGAATTCCCTATTCAATAAGGATGAACTAAGCCAAAATATTATAAAATAAAACAGGAATGGATAAGCAATCCTAGGCACCTTACGCTTCAAAAAGGATTTTATTTCAATGTCACGATTCAGTAGAAGAGCTCCGCTCAACATCAGAAATACCGGAACACCGAATCTTGCAAATTCAGAAAACATGTAAATGTATACGTTAAAGACCTGCTCCCCATGATGCCATAATTGGAATACATGAATTGCAATGATGGCAAGTATGGACAAGACCCTTAACTGATCATAATACGCAATCCTGTTTTTGATAATATCACCATGATATGATATGTTTAAAATAATATTAATAATTTAGAGTAATGCCATTTGAAATAAAACTCATCTGGTAGCTTATTGTGTTGGGTGACAGTGAACCAATACCTGCCAATAAAGTATTTAAATCTGAATTACAGACCAAAATAACCTCTAATTTTTTCATATTCGTGTGTCAGAGCAGTCTAGGTTAAGAGCATGTTGCTTAGTACTTCTCAGGTTCTAATCCTATACACCTACTTACTTATATTGCACTAAATTGCCAAACATCAGATGAACATACACTATCTAATATCAGCGAACAGTTTGTACAACATATAGTTTCCGTATCTTATTAACTAAAATGATTCAATCCAAATTACATCCATATTTAGACACAACATATTTTAACTTTTATAACACAAAATCAAAACGAACATTGCCACATAATTTATCCATAGCCAAATACAATATAACCATATGAAAGCAATCATTCCAGCTGCAGGATTAGGAACCAGGTTCCTTCCCGCAACTAAAGCTCAACCAAAGGAAATGTTACCGGTCTATGACAAGCCAACCATTCAGTATGTGGTGGAAGAAGCGGTGGCTTCAGGAATCGGGGACATCATCATAGTCACTGGAAGACACAAAAGATCCATTGAAGACCATTTCGACAAGTACTATGAACTTGAATACAACCTTCAAAAGGCAGGAAAGGACCGTGACCTTAAAAAAATCAGAAGAATAACAGAACTTGCAGACATCTGCTATGTCAGGCAAAAGGACAAAAACGGCCTGGGAGCAGCAATCAAGTGCGGTGAAAGACATCTCGGAGACGAACCGTTCGCAGTCCTTTTAGGAGATTCAATCACCAAAGGACCAATTCCATGCACCAAGCAGCTAATAGATGTTTACAATAAGTACAACGCTTCAGCAATCTCACTTGAAGCGGTACCTCAAGAAAAGGTTGAAAGATACGGAATCATTAAAGGAAATGAAGTTGAAAAGGACATCTACAAAATCGAGGAACTGGTCGAAAAACCACCAATGGACAAGGCACCATCCAACCTTGCAATAATGGGACGTTATGTGCTGACACCGGATATTTTTGACAAGATTGAAGAGACAGGACCTGGAGTTGGCGGTGAAATTCAGCTAACTGACGCTCTTCAAAAGCTTGATTCAATATATGGAGTCACATTCAAGGGCAAAACCTATGACATTGGAAACAGACTTGAATGGCTCAAGACATCAATCGAGTTTGCATTGGATGATAATGAGTTCAAAGATGATTTGGTCAACTATATGAAAAGCTACATCTAGATGTGGAAAAGATATGACAATGCTTGGAGGTAGCATCAACCAAACTACTAGTTGATGCTAAAACTTCACTTAAATTAATCTAAAATTTATTTAATAGAATCAGTTCATTATTTTCAGTGAATTGCGTGAGACAATATGTGCATGAGAAAATATTAAATACTATTAAAATATATTTTTAATCAAGAGAGGAAATGGACAAATCAAATTTGAAAATTGAGGAGTTACGACTTCTTTTTGAAAGAGAAAACACAAGAAAACAAAATCTAGAAAATAAAGCTTCCTATTTTTTAGGTATTGTATCTATAATTGTTACAATATCATCTACCTATTTAAACTCAAATATTGATTTCAATTCAAATTTAGGAATAATTTTATTGATTATACTTGCTTTATCATTTATAATATGTATAGGGCAATGTATCTCCATTTTTAAGCCAACAAATTACCATCATCCCATCGAATTAAAAGATTTTAACAAATTTGAGAATTATTTTAAAATAGATGATGAAACTTTTGAAAAGGAATTGGTTGACCAGTATTTACCTTCAATTTTTACAAACCATGCCATCAATGATAAAATCGTTTTAAAATTAAGAATTTCAATTTACAGTTTTATTTGTTTTATAATAACATTAATTATATGTGTTGCGATATTATGAAATGTGATTCATGTGGAAAAACCTTCGAAGATGATATAATTGCCTTTTGTGAAAAATGTGAAAAATACTATTGTATGAACTGCTCAATAAAGCATAAGCATAATGAAATAAACTTTTTAAGAATTGAAGATAATCAACTCACCCGAATTAATACTGGGATTGGTGGTGCAGGCATTGGAGATACACATCACAAATTTTAC
This genomic interval carries:
- a CDS encoding flippase; amino-acid sequence: MSQVRTIFKNMSWLLVSQIIASVCGFIWTILMARYLGVERYGIFGFATSFTAILVIIVDLGISTHIVRHIATDYDSAPKYLGNAIPLKVLFSIACTIITLIALIIMNVNELVIKVTLLFTLEMIIKSYVNLFNGSFQAFEEGKYQGIGNTILHLILLVFILIAIFTDLGLYGIAVSYILANAIAFIYEYYMLTKHVTKPKYELDKEFCKKITLLSVPFAVTGLLYTIYYSIDIVMLTNMVGSYATGIYNATYKLISVLTLFYSVYTAVIFPVMSRYYKNDESLLLISFEKSIKYLMLVIIPLAVATAFYSAEVMHLIYGQSYKGGASVLSILIWTVCLLFISGACNSLLNASHKEVSVTKIYAIAAVFNVILNFFMIPHFSYDGAAITTVLSDILIVIIQAYVIYKLGHRPNKRLYQDVGRIIIASGVLGIALYLLNMNIWVAIPVGIIIYLVAIYLLRFFDNDDKYVIKEILGKN
- a CDS encoding glycosyltransferase family 2 protein; translation: MPVYNAEKTLRRAIDSLITQNWKGDFEKDIEILMVDDNSSDNSLNIIKELSDKHSNIHYYSFDNNSGFGGRGRNKGISMAEGEYIVLMDNDDIYLQDALQTFYDAITETGSDIVLANYETDFFTHKRLYCPKGYNKNRTLNPTESKKMFEIITHNCSMAPWAKIYRKSFLQENNIKFVEDSQFDDADFFIKCMLASTQITILPNNYVYLYNTYDDSQVRIHDKSHFDARVKTMKNIDSMVESKGFSCKFFTRANLMELFLIIANSNESKEDTFSMFEDFREYQSNLGGLHYSRPELNFLNKFIMTKHYTISYYISKFYAVLYNNDLIRKAYRFRNNTSKKFIKEFYEN
- a CDS encoding acyltransferase gives rise to the protein MKTKKERIFYYDVLRAFAIIAVIICHVDMFFGPLTSQTQVIAQMTFHDIGRIGVPIFLMISGALLLNRDYPDLGQFLKKRFARIIYPFIFWIILILGQLYLYQYNSTHLWKVFIGEPSITWYFWTLIGIYLFIPVINAFIQAYGEKGIRYFLAIWFITMILRTFNSYPLWQYFDLNMFAGYIGYPILGYWLSTKKFSMSDAKVCFIGLVTLLISLSVFVYLNYIGSDWIGLIYQNIPIIFMGSGLFLFVKYLDKLHKFDSIKNNFIGKAILSLSVCSYGMYFSHVIVVKFLSYHNPHSHLMFPVMFALTIFLSWLLPYIFSKIPYVKTVSGV
- a CDS encoding acyltransferase family protein, with the protein product MINIILNISYHGDIIKNRIAYYDQLRVLSILAIIAIHVFQLWHHGEQVFNVYIYMFSEFARFGVPVFLMLSGALLLNRDIEIKSFLKRKVPRIAYPFLFYFIIFWLSSSLLNREFSYTIFTYNWYFWMILGVYLSVPIINKFIQQASESEIEYFLAIFVLAAIFYQITLIFGIEHYFDLNFFVAPIGYLVLGYYLSIKQFNIDSKKLIILMAVIFLTATFFKMLETGAVLPKNSILNYVATQTAIVGSWVDMSIFEILQAGSLFVLFKNLNLHIMDKVIVSISNVSYGMYLCNSLVMSFLIPIFTPIPSNGIEICAIIIVMILVVFVVSWILVTLISRIPVIGKYCT
- the galU gene encoding UTP--glucose-1-phosphate uridylyltransferase GalU, whose translation is MKAIIPAAGLGTRFLPATKAQPKEMLPVYDKPTIQYVVEEAVASGIGDIIIVTGRHKRSIEDHFDKYYELEYNLQKAGKDRDLKKIRRITELADICYVRQKDKNGLGAAIKCGERHLGDEPFAVLLGDSITKGPIPCTKQLIDVYNKYNASAISLEAVPQEKVERYGIIKGNEVEKDIYKIEELVEKPPMDKAPSNLAIMGRYVLTPDIFDKIEETGPGVGGEIQLTDALQKLDSIYGVTFKGKTYDIGNRLEWLKTSIEFALDDNEFKDDLVNYMKSYI